The nucleotide sequence CGGGGATGATGGTACAGGAGGGATGAGCCGTGCGGGGATGATGGTACAGGAGGGATGGGCCGTGCGGGGATGATGGTACAGGAGGGATGGGCCGTGCGGGGATGATGGTAACGGAGGGATGGGCCGTGCGAGGGTGATGGTACAGGAGGGATGGGCCGTGCGGGGTGATGGTACAGGAGGGATGGGCCGTGCGAGGGTGATGGTACAGGAGAGATGGGCCGTGCGGGGATGATGGTACAGGAGGGATGGGCTGTGCGGGGATGATGGTACAGGAGGGATGGGCCGTGCGAGGGTGATGGTACAGGAGGGATGGGCCGTGCGGGGTGATGGTACAGGAGGGATGGGCCGTGCGAGGGTGATGGTACAGGAGGGATGGGCCGTGCGAGGGTGATGGTACAGGAGGGATGGGCCGTGCGAGGGTGATGGTACAGGAGGGATGGGCCGTGCGAGGGTGATGGTACAGGAGGGATGGGCTGTGCGGGGATGATGGTAACGGAGGGATGGGCCGTGCGGGGATGATGGTACAGGAGGGATGGGCCGTGCGGGGATGATGGTAACGGAGGGATGGGCCGTGCGGGGATGATGGTAACGGAGGGATGGGCCGTGACGTACTGCAGTGACGTTGTCCTTGATGAGATGGGATAAAGTGAGTTAAACGTTAATGGACAGAATGACCTTTTGTACATTTACATTGTGAACAAAAATGACCCTGTGGCCCATGTGTTCTTTCAGTAGAGTAACTCTGAACATACTTTCTTTATTAAGCTAATATCAGGGAATAATAGCAGCTGTTGCTTTTTGAAAAATGTGCCGTGGCTGTTCAGTGGTGCCATAGAACATTCTCGGAGCTATACATTACTACATGATACATTCTGCCAAACTGGGAGAGGTAAACATGAATCAGGCATCCTGATTACATCTGTGACGAACCCTGTCAAAGTAATGAATGAGCTTTTATCCCTGTGTGCTGAGATTAAATATGAAAGTGCTACATGGAGATAGTAAATCAATATCTTTCTTCTTTTCCTAGATTACGGAGTCTGGGAAGGAGTCATTGCCCTCATGGCTACATTGGGATCCCGTGAGCCACTCACTTCAGGGGCTCCCGTTGGACACAGACAGAGGGGTCCACTATATCTCAGCCACTGCTCTGGAGTTGGCTGCCAATGGTAGCCTTGTGCCTTTCGCTGAAGATGTCTTCTCTATTGAGGTTCTGCCAGATGACCCATTAGACAGTGCTCCCATTGCTCTGTCATCACAGTTGGTCAACGAGGTTACACCATCAGTCTGTGCACACGAGGAACCCCTCACCATTTTGACTGTGATTTTGGACGCTGACCTAACAAAGATGACAGCCGAGCAGCGCATCGGACTGTTAGACCGAATGCGCAAGTTTGCCGAGGTGGGACTCCATCAAATGAAACTTGTGCCAGTTGTCAACAACCGTCTGTTCGACATGTCTGCTTTCATGGCCGGCCCTGGGAACGCCAAGAAGGTGGTGGAGAATGGGGCTCTGCTGTCCTGGAAGATTGGATGTTTCTTAAATCAGAACAATGTCCCTAACATCAGCAGTGTGGAGATCCCTGCCAAGGAAGGGACCATGTCTGCTCAGCTTGGCTATCCTGTGGTAGGGTGGCACATTGCCAACAAGAAGTTGCAGGTGACCAAGAGAGTGCGAAGGCAAATACATCCCACTCCAACACCCGTCATAATTGCATTGCCACCAACAACTGCTGTTAGAGAACCTCCTCCTCGTATAGTCCCAACACCCACCTCTCCGATTATTGCATCTACCACTGACAAAGTGGCACCACCAATCAGGAAACCTTTGATTAGTAAGTCGTCCATGAAAACAGCCAGGCCAAAAGATACAATTACTCACACACCCACTTTGGGTCCTGTGCAACCAACCAGGGTGTTGGAGAAATCAAGTACAACCATCCCCGGTCAGATCGTACCGACCGTAACCAGAAGCGGTTATGTTGAACCCACTGCTGTGCCGTCTCCACGCACGACCAAGAAACCCAGGGTTACCACTCTGAAACCACAGGTTACGACTCCAACCGCCATTACTGTAACCACCAGGAAGCCAAAGATGCGAACCAAGGCGCCACGAGGCACTACCAAACCATCCCCCAAGCTGCCGACCCCATCGCCGCCCACAAGGCGTACGATCAGCCCCGTCCACGCGACCAAGCATCCTGGTGTTGACAACGAGCCACCCAAGCTTACTAACCATATTGACCGCGTGGACTCGTGGTTGGGAACGTACTTCGAGCTTAAGATCCCATCGGACACCTTCTACGACAAAGAGGACGGCACCACGGACAAACTGCAGCTCACGCTCAAACTCCGGGAACAGCAACCGCTGCCCGAGAACTCCTGGGTCAAGTTCAACGGCACCAGCCAGCTGTTATATGGTTTGCCAGACACTGGTCACGAAGGCAAGCATGAGTACTTTATGCACGCTGCAGACAAGGGAGGCTTAACGGCGGTGGATGCCTTCGAGGTACATGTACACAGTCGACCTCACGGTGGCAAATCGAGTGCCAAATTTGCCGCTCGATTTCAAGGCGATTACAGGAAAGTGGCCAACAATGTTAACAAAAAAATCCAACTGATCAAGAAGCTG is from Scyliorhinus canicula chromosome 11, sScyCan1.1, whole genome shotgun sequence and encodes:
- the dag1 gene encoding dystroglycan, with the translated sequence MVSSALGRMFLLHGLGRTLFILELLETTALAHWQNEPVQIIKDLDSQIEASMHSVLLEQEPPAVSFSIPDGSAYISRAFTMRIPTEVLPVHAMLKITESGKESLPSWLHWDPVSHSLQGLPLDTDRGVHYISATALELAANGSLVPFAEDVFSIEVLPDDPLDSAPIALSSQLVNEVTPSVCAHEEPLTILTVILDADLTKMTAEQRIGLLDRMRKFAEVGLHQMKLVPVVNNRLFDMSAFMAGPGNAKKVVENGALLSWKIGCFLNQNNVPNISSVEIPAKEGTMSAQLGYPVVGWHIANKKLQVTKRVRRQIHPTPTPVIIALPPTTAVREPPPRIVPTPTSPIIASTTDKVAPPIRKPLISKSSMKTARPKDTITHTPTLGPVQPTRVLEKSSTTIPGQIVPTVTRSGYVEPTAVPSPRTTKKPRVTTLKPQVTTPTAITVTTRKPKMRTKAPRGTTKPSPKLPTPSPPTRRTISPVHATKHPGVDNEPPKLTNHIDRVDSWLGTYFELKIPSDTFYDKEDGTTDKLQLTLKLREQQPLPENSWVKFNGTSQLLYGLPDTGHEGKHEYFMHAADKGGLTAVDAFEVHVHSRPHGGKSSAKFAARFQGDYRKVANNVNKKIQLIKKLAESFGDRNSSTVTLLGISKGSIVVEWTNNTLPLDPCPEEQVRSLSTRIADRDGKPDSMFVTTMEPEFIPMNVSVTGTGSCKHIQFVPAGQLEIPIEPTVSVAAGGGPSRTSDDDVYLHTVIPAVVVAAILLIAGIIAMICYRKKRKGKLTIEDQATFIKKGVPIIFADELDDSKPPPSSSVPLILQEEKPPLPPPEYPNQSTHEAIPLGQDLIGEYTPLREEDPNAPPYQPPPPFTAPMEGKGCRPKNMTPYRSPPPYVPP